Proteins encoded together in one Marispirochaeta sp. window:
- a CDS encoding Tex family protein, which yields MPESYPEVIALEQHIEPRQVEAVLKLFEEGATVPFIARYRKEATGGLDEVQIIAIRDRIEKLKELDKRREAILNTMREHDQLTPELEKEINAADTMAHLEDLYLPFRPKRRTRAIIAKEKGLEELAHKIYDEDHIDLMAEAEKAVNPEKGVDSVEFALQGARDIVAEWMSEDPDVRADLRHLFEDEATISSTIVKGKERDRDAHKYKDYFNWSEKAFSAPSHRVLAALRGADEGFLTVHIHPDEEATIDMLERGFTSGRDDDTEQLRLAIRDAYKRLIAPSLENEFRKTVKKRADEAAVQVFAQNLKDLMLAAPLGQKPVLAIDPGLRTGCKVVCLTAQGDLVHTETIFPLPPRNRKQDAAETVKKLIDKYKIEAIAIGNGTGGREAFSFVRSLGLKIPLVMVNESGASVYSASKAAREEFPDYDVTVRGSISIGRRLMDPLAELVKIDPKAIGVGQYQHDVDQKLLKRSLDDVVVSAVNSVGVEVNTASPHLLQYISGLGGKIARSIAKYRETHGAFKSREELKSIEGMGDKTYELAAGFLRIQDGENPLDTSAVHPERYPIVEKMAKDLGVDIKALMEDASLREKIDLSSYVEGDVGLPTLRDIMEELAKPGRDPRDEFEAVTFAEGVTEISQLETGMELPGIVTNVTNFGAFVDIGVHQDGLVHISELSDDFIQNPADVVKVHQQVKVKVLEVDVDRKRIALTMKSGAPAQRNNDRRPPRNDNRGGGPRGGGKRGGGGRGGRNDNSSGDSYNPFADLLS from the coding sequence ATGCCAGAAAGCTACCCGGAGGTGATCGCCCTGGAACAGCATATTGAGCCGCGCCAGGTTGAAGCGGTTCTCAAGCTGTTTGAAGAAGGAGCGACGGTGCCCTTTATCGCCCGCTATCGTAAAGAAGCAACCGGCGGACTTGATGAGGTGCAGATTATCGCAATTCGCGACCGCATAGAGAAGCTCAAAGAGCTCGATAAGCGTCGTGAGGCGATTCTTAATACCATGCGGGAGCACGATCAGCTTACTCCTGAACTGGAAAAAGAGATCAACGCTGCGGACACCATGGCCCATCTGGAGGACCTCTATCTGCCCTTCAGGCCCAAACGGCGCACCCGGGCGATCATTGCCAAGGAAAAAGGCCTCGAGGAGCTTGCCCACAAGATCTACGATGAAGACCACATTGACCTGATGGCTGAGGCCGAAAAGGCGGTGAATCCGGAGAAAGGGGTTGATTCTGTCGAGTTTGCCCTGCAGGGTGCCCGGGACATAGTCGCCGAGTGGATGAGCGAGGACCCTGATGTGCGGGCCGATCTTCGCCATCTTTTCGAGGATGAGGCCACCATCTCCTCCACTATCGTCAAAGGAAAAGAGAGAGACAGGGATGCCCACAAGTACAAAGACTATTTCAACTGGTCCGAAAAGGCCTTCTCCGCTCCGTCTCACAGGGTTCTTGCTGCCCTGCGGGGAGCTGATGAGGGCTTTCTTACGGTACATATTCACCCCGACGAAGAGGCCACCATCGATATGCTTGAGCGGGGATTTACCTCGGGCAGAGACGATGATACCGAGCAGCTCAGACTGGCAATTCGTGATGCCTACAAGCGGCTGATCGCTCCGTCTCTGGAAAACGAGTTCCGCAAGACCGTTAAGAAACGGGCTGACGAGGCCGCGGTTCAGGTTTTTGCACAGAATCTCAAAGACCTGATGCTGGCCGCACCCCTGGGACAGAAACCGGTTTTAGCTATCGATCCGGGGCTGCGTACCGGCTGCAAGGTAGTCTGTCTGACAGCTCAGGGCGATCTGGTTCATACCGAAACAATTTTTCCCCTTCCTCCCCGGAACCGTAAACAGGATGCCGCCGAGACAGTGAAAAAGCTGATTGATAAATACAAGATCGAAGCCATTGCCATCGGAAACGGTACGGGCGGTAGAGAGGCTTTCTCCTTTGTCCGTTCTCTTGGACTCAAGATACCCCTGGTAATGGTCAACGAATCGGGGGCATCCGTCTATTCAGCCTCCAAAGCAGCCAGGGAGGAGTTTCCGGACTACGATGTTACCGTTCGCGGCTCAATCTCAATTGGACGGCGACTTATGGATCCTCTGGCGGAGCTGGTTAAAATCGATCCCAAAGCAATTGGCGTTGGACAGTACCAGCACGATGTTGACCAGAAACTCCTGAAGCGCAGCCTGGATGACGTTGTAGTCTCCGCGGTCAACTCCGTCGGAGTAGAGGTTAACACCGCATCTCCCCATCTTCTGCAGTACATCAGCGGTCTGGGAGGAAAGATTGCCCGTTCCATCGCCAAGTACCGGGAGACTCACGGGGCTTTCAAGAGCAGGGAAGAACTTAAATCCATTGAGGGCATGGGGGATAAGACCTATGAGCTGGCTGCCGGTTTTCTGCGCATTCAGGATGGAGAGAACCCCCTGGACACCAGCGCGGTCCATCCCGAGCGTTACCCCATTGTAGAAAAGATGGCCAAGGACCTGGGGGTGGATATAAAGGCCCTCATGGAGGACGCCTCTTTACGGGAAAAGATCGACCTTTCCAGTTATGTAGAAGGCGATGTGGGACTGCCTACACTGAGAGATATAATGGAAGAGCTTGCCAAGCCCGGGCGTGATCCGCGGGATGAGTTTGAGGCTGTTACCTTTGCCGAGGGGGTAACGGAGATTTCCCAGCTGGAAACTGGAATGGAGCTTCCCGGTATCGTTACCAACGTTACCAACTTCGGGGCTTTTGTGGACATCGGTGTGCATCAGGACGGGCTGGTCCATATATCGGAACTCTCCGATGATTTTATCCAGAACCCGGCGGACGTGGTAAAGGTCCATCAGCAGGTCAAGGTCAAGGTTCTGGAGGTCGATGTGGACCGCAAGCGGATCGCTCTTACTATGAAAAGCGGCGCTCCGGCTCAGCGGAACAATGACCGTCGGCCTCCCAGAAACGATAATCGCGGCGGCGGCCCCCGTGGCGGCGGTAAACGCGGCGGCGGAGGTAGAGGCGGCAGGAACGATAACAGTTCCGGAGACTCGTATAATCCTTTTGCCGACCTTTTGTCCTGA
- a CDS encoding insulinase family protein: MKIQHGQSIHGFRIESVSDLPEFRGRGISARHEATGLEIFHLYNDDPENLFSFIFKTPPRDNSGVAHIVEHAVLAGSKRFPIKDPFLVLLKGSLNTFLNAMTYPDKTVYPGASTVPKDYYNLMTVYGDAVFFPMLKKEIFLQEGVRLQPSNEGLELSGVVFNEMQGNYSSFESVVGEWSYRGLFPDSSYGYDSGGEPQAIRELRYEDFLKFHSDYYHPSNCRVFLYGNIPTEEQLAFLQEQFLSAFDGPRKVDASISMEPDWAAPRTLTVNAPAGSGDDDSRENGASVLVSWRLKNVDDPEYLLTWEVLAEILLGNPGSPLYKALMDSRLGEDLSPSCGLDSELRDLVFSAGLRGMDPDKREMLEETIFGLLKNLAAEGIPEEFREAALARIDFRHREIRGGVPFGLRLMGRALRGWLHGHKPEATMRYEEVIASFKERLQREPDYFSRLIKEELIENSNRVVVTIRPDDQYYLHNEEDEQDWLSRRKSELGSEGIAKLEEDYHRMTIFQETPDKAEELAKVPCVTIDDLPRDVRKYSLEDRLLDSSKVGTVPVSLHETFCNGVVYLDLAIDISGLEQDEYLLLPYFSKYLCNTGYPGVSYDRVATLLSRHSGGFYSFLEASDRIDAPEDPALFLYFRIKALEDELPRTLEIIGRLLNTGILDDRQRLKEELLELRNDMRSAVVSSGHSFASLRASRGFSKVLSLEEAWRGIEQFLYINALSTDFDDSWKNLSKRMSRLRKKILSRERMLLNLTADTGSLERIEPAVTGFFAGFSSAGEKKKPRELSDVAAVPKYQALVIPTTVNYAAQVFPSSRLGDTEHPYEDLLAHILKVESLWEKIRMQGGAYGAFASVNATEGVFSMASYRDPHTFRTLQAFRDSLSELTRGVDPLLLEKSIISVVGRELRPLSPGEKGMLAFRRRLYCISDEERQKKRDTILSAAPADIRRAAERLIAALDENAKAVLVTSKEGWQEALEHIPDLAANYLTLPV, from the coding sequence ATGAAAATACAACACGGTCAAAGTATTCACGGGTTCCGTATCGAATCAGTCAGTGACCTGCCTGAATTCCGCGGCAGGGGAATAAGCGCTCGCCACGAAGCCACCGGGCTAGAGATTTTTCATCTGTACAACGACGATCCGGAGAACCTTTTTTCCTTTATATTCAAGACCCCGCCCCGGGATAACAGCGGCGTTGCTCATATTGTTGAGCACGCCGTGCTCGCGGGATCGAAGCGCTTTCCCATCAAGGACCCTTTTCTGGTACTCTTAAAAGGGAGCCTGAATACCTTTCTCAACGCCATGACCTATCCTGATAAGACCGTTTACCCCGGGGCCAGTACGGTCCCCAAGGATTACTACAATCTGATGACAGTCTACGGGGACGCAGTCTTTTTCCCCATGTTGAAAAAGGAGATATTTCTGCAGGAGGGGGTGCGTCTTCAACCCTCCAACGAGGGGCTTGAACTCTCCGGGGTTGTCTTTAACGAGATGCAGGGAAACTACTCTTCCTTTGAGTCTGTGGTAGGTGAGTGGTCCTACAGGGGGCTTTTTCCGGATTCAAGCTACGGCTACGACTCCGGCGGTGAACCGCAGGCGATTCGGGAACTGAGGTATGAGGATTTTCTCAAGTTTCATTCCGATTATTATCATCCTTCCAACTGCAGAGTCTTTTTATACGGAAATATCCCCACAGAAGAACAGCTGGCCTTTTTACAGGAGCAGTTTCTTTCTGCTTTTGACGGCCCCAGGAAAGTTGATGCTTCGATCAGCATGGAACCGGACTGGGCTGCACCGCGGACCTTGACGGTGAATGCTCCGGCCGGCTCCGGGGATGATGATTCCCGTGAAAACGGAGCCAGTGTACTTGTCAGCTGGCGTTTAAAAAATGTCGATGATCCGGAGTACCTTCTTACCTGGGAGGTTCTCGCTGAAATCCTGCTGGGGAATCCCGGATCTCCTTTATACAAGGCCTTGATGGATTCCCGGCTGGGTGAGGACCTTTCCCCCTCCTGCGGGCTCGATTCGGAACTGCGTGATCTGGTCTTTTCCGCGGGCCTGCGGGGTATGGACCCGGATAAACGGGAAATGCTCGAAGAGACGATCTTTGGACTTCTGAAGAACCTCGCCGCCGAAGGAATTCCAGAGGAGTTTCGCGAGGCGGCCCTTGCCAGAATTGACTTTCGGCACCGGGAAATACGTGGCGGAGTGCCTTTCGGGCTCAGGCTGATGGGCCGGGCTCTGCGGGGATGGCTGCACGGGCACAAACCCGAGGCTACAATGCGTTATGAAGAGGTTATTGCTTCTTTCAAAGAGCGCCTCCAGCGAGAGCCGGACTATTTCTCGCGACTGATTAAAGAGGAACTTATTGAGAATTCCAATCGGGTGGTGGTAACTATCCGGCCGGATGATCAGTACTACCTGCATAACGAAGAGGATGAGCAGGACTGGCTTTCACGCAGGAAAAGTGAACTGGGTTCAGAAGGAATCGCGAAGCTGGAAGAGGACTATCACCGGATGACGATCTTTCAGGAGACCCCCGATAAGGCTGAGGAGCTGGCAAAGGTCCCCTGCGTTACTATCGATGATCTGCCCCGGGATGTACGGAAATATTCTCTGGAGGACCGCCTGCTGGACAGCAGCAAGGTTGGAACGGTCCCCGTTTCCCTGCATGAAACCTTCTGCAACGGGGTGGTTTATCTTGATCTCGCCATCGATATCTCCGGACTGGAACAGGATGAATACCTGCTTTTACCCTATTTTTCTAAATATCTCTGCAATACCGGGTATCCCGGAGTCTCTTACGACCGGGTCGCGACCCTTTTGTCCCGGCATTCCGGCGGGTTTTACTCCTTTCTCGAGGCCTCGGACCGCATAGATGCTCCCGAAGACCCGGCGCTTTTTCTCTATTTTCGGATAAAGGCTCTGGAGGACGAGCTGCCGAGGACCCTGGAGATTATCGGGCGTCTTTTGAATACCGGTATCCTTGATGACCGTCAACGGCTTAAAGAGGAGCTCCTTGAACTGCGGAACGATATGCGTTCCGCAGTGGTCTCATCAGGCCATTCCTTCGCCTCTCTGCGGGCTTCACGGGGTTTTTCCAAGGTTCTTTCTCTGGAAGAGGCATGGCGGGGTATTGAGCAGTTTCTGTATATAAATGCCTTGAGCACTGATTTTGATGATTCATGGAAGAACCTTTCAAAACGCATGTCCAGGCTGCGAAAAAAGATCCTGAGCCGGGAACGGATGCTCCTTAATCTGACCGCCGATACCGGGAGTCTTGAAAGAATTGAACCGGCTGTGACAGGCTTTTTCGCAGGGTTCTCTTCCGCCGGAGAAAAAAAGAAACCCAGGGAACTTTCCGACGTGGCAGCAGTGCCGAAGTATCAGGCCCTTGTGATCCCGACGACGGTAAATTACGCAGCACAGGTCTTCCCCTCGTCCAGGCTTGGAGACACGGAGCATCCCTATGAGGATTTACTGGCCCATATTCTGAAGGTCGAATCCCTGTGGGAAAAGATCCGGATGCAGGGAGGAGCCTACGGTGCCTTTGCTTCTGTAAATGCCACCGAGGGGGTCTTTTCCATGGCGAGTTACAGGGATCCCCATACCTTCCGCACACTGCAGGCCTTCCGGGACTCCTTATCAGAGCTGACCCGGGGAGTAGACCCGTTGTTGCTTGAAAAATCCATTATCAGTGTTGTGGGAAGGGAACTCCGTCCTCTTTCCCCTGGAGAAAAGGGTATGCTTGCTTTCCGGCGAAGGCTCTATTGTATCAGCGACGAGGAGAGACAGAAGAAGCGGGATACCATCCTTTCTGCTGCTCCCGCTGATATCCGCCGCGCTGCGGAACGATTAATAGCTGCGCTTGACGAAAACGCAAAGGCGGTTCTGGTGACCAGTAAAGAGGGATGGCAGGAAGCTTTGGAGCATATTCCGGATCTTGCCGCAAACTATCTAACCCTGCCGGTCTAA